A window of the Azospirillum brasilense genome harbors these coding sequences:
- a CDS encoding ATP-binding protein, with protein sequence MDAPILVLAPHGRDAEVIRLVLDEVGLTTQFCVDLPALCDGLTRDVTALLLSEGALLRAGMEPLVACLEAQPPWSDLPVLVLTARGNRSASKARWTQFQRLGNVTLLDPPLHAEALQSAAQSAARTRLRQYRMRTLLADIERANNELEGRVAERTQSLQTEMRERRKAEEALQQAQKMEAVGQLTGGIAHDFNNLLQVMLGNLHMLQSTLRADDPLLRHVAMAVTAGDRAAALTRHLLAFARRQPLTPRSLDLNTLVAAMSGLIQQSVGESIRVETALADGLWRTWADANQVESALLNLAINARDAMPDGGLLRVETSNTVLDETVSDAQGDILPGRYVLLRITDTGSGMPPDVLERAFEPFFTTKPIGQGSGLGLSQLYGFARQSGGHAAIRSQPGQGTTVSLYLPQHDGVDGADSSAPVADLPSQDPSRNDETILVVEDEALVLMLWVEALEGQGYHVLQAAEPEAAIRILESDTAIDLLITDVGLPGMTGRDLADVARELRPGLRVLFVTGYAHYAALEADSLGAGTRMLSKPVGVDTLQITVRCLLDGDSA encoded by the coding sequence ATGGACGCCCCGATCCTCGTGCTCGCCCCGCATGGCCGGGACGCGGAGGTCATCCGCCTCGTGCTGGACGAGGTCGGGCTGACCACGCAGTTCTGCGTCGATCTGCCGGCTCTGTGCGATGGCCTGACGAGGGACGTCACGGCCCTGCTCCTCTCCGAAGGCGCGTTGCTGAGGGCGGGGATGGAGCCTCTGGTCGCCTGTCTGGAGGCCCAGCCGCCCTGGTCGGACCTGCCTGTTCTGGTGCTCACCGCGCGCGGCAACCGGTCGGCCAGCAAGGCGCGATGGACGCAGTTCCAGCGGCTCGGCAACGTCACGCTGCTGGACCCGCCTCTGCATGCCGAAGCCCTGCAAAGCGCGGCACAGTCCGCGGCGCGGACACGCCTGCGCCAATATCGCATGCGGACGCTTCTGGCCGACATCGAGCGGGCCAACAATGAACTGGAAGGACGGGTGGCGGAGCGCACCCAGTCCCTGCAGACCGAGATGCGGGAACGCCGCAAGGCCGAGGAGGCGTTGCAGCAGGCCCAGAAGATGGAGGCGGTCGGCCAGCTCACCGGCGGGATCGCCCACGACTTCAACAACCTGCTGCAGGTCATGCTCGGCAACCTGCACATGCTGCAAAGCACGCTGCGTGCCGATGATCCGCTGCTGCGGCACGTTGCCATGGCCGTCACGGCGGGCGACCGCGCCGCGGCGCTTACCCGGCACCTTCTCGCCTTCGCCCGGCGCCAGCCGCTGACGCCCCGCAGCCTGGACCTGAACACTCTGGTCGCCGCCATGAGCGGCCTGATCCAACAGTCCGTCGGCGAGTCGATCCGGGTGGAAACGGCGTTGGCCGACGGGCTTTGGCGGACCTGGGCGGACGCCAACCAAGTCGAAAGTGCCCTGCTCAACCTCGCCATCAACGCCCGCGACGCCATGCCGGACGGCGGGCTCCTGCGCGTCGAGACGAGCAACACCGTTCTGGACGAGACCGTCTCGGACGCGCAGGGGGATATCCTTCCCGGCCGCTACGTCCTGCTCCGCATCACCGACACCGGAAGCGGCATGCCGCCGGACGTGCTGGAGAGGGCGTTCGAACCCTTCTTCACGACGAAGCCAATCGGCCAGGGCAGCGGCCTCGGGCTGAGCCAGCTCTACGGCTTCGCGCGTCAATCGGGCGGGCACGCGGCCATCCGGTCGCAGCCCGGCCAAGGCACCACCGTCAGCCTGTACCTGCCGCAGCATGACGGTGTGGACGGCGCCGACAGCTCGGCCCCCGTTGCGGACTTGCCGTCGCAGGACCCGTCCCGCAACGATGAAACCATCCTGGTGGTCGAGGACGAAGCCCTCGTCCTGATGCTGTGGGTCGAGGCGCTGGAAGGGCAGGGATACCACGTCTTGCAGGCCGCCGAACCCGAGGCGGCGATCCGCATCCTGGAGTCGGATACGGCGATCGACCTTCTGATCACCGACGTCGGACTGCCCGGAATGACCGGGCGGGATCTGGCCGACGTCGCGCGGGAGCTTCGCCCTGGGTTGAGGGTGCTGTTCGTGACCGGCTACGCGCATTACGCCGCTCTCGAAGCGGACAGCCTGGGAGCGGGCACGCGGATGCTCAGCAAGCCGGTCGGCGTGGACACCTTGCAGATCACGGTGCGTTGTCTGCTGGACGGGGATTCGGCCTGA
- a CDS encoding ATPase domain-containing protein: MSEPTKTDKILTGIPEFDMVLRGGLPRARLHLLEGAPGTGKTTIALQFLLKGLRDGKRGLYVTLSETETELRASAASHGWSLDGIGIFELVPLEAQLDRQQSVLYPSEVELGETMRLITERIEADKPDLVVIDSLSELRLLAQDQLRYRRQILALKQFLQGRHCTTLALDDLTSQTGSMELHSLMHGVVSLEQIERSYGAARRRLRIAKMRGSEYQSGWHDFAITPGNVLIFPSLIADEHKAEFEPTSVSSSLSGLDELMGGGLTRGTTTMLVGPSGVGKSSIALQYVAAAVRRGEHAAYFSFDESFETLALRSTALGIDIEEAVRKGELGWERANPSRLSPGQFVWQVRRQVEDRKARVVVIDSLNSYLSTMPEEKALILQMHELLTYLNNQGVVTILILAQQGIVGDIQNPVDLSFMSDTVVLLRFFEAAGQVRKAISVVKKRTGVHELAIREFRLFPDGMQVGPQLLEFQGVLTGVPSYDGAADPLLRGQSETG, from the coding sequence GTGTCGGAGCCGACCAAGACGGACAAGATCCTGACCGGAATTCCAGAATTCGACATGGTCCTGAGGGGGGGCCTGCCGCGCGCGCGGCTGCATCTTCTGGAGGGCGCGCCGGGAACCGGCAAGACGACCATCGCGCTTCAATTCCTGCTGAAGGGCCTGCGCGACGGCAAGCGGGGCCTGTATGTGACCCTGTCGGAAACCGAGACGGAGTTGCGCGCCTCGGCCGCCAGCCACGGCTGGTCGCTGGACGGCATCGGCATCTTTGAACTCGTCCCGCTGGAGGCGCAGCTCGACCGCCAGCAGAGCGTGCTCTACCCGTCGGAAGTCGAGCTGGGCGAAACCATGCGCCTGATCACCGAGCGGATCGAGGCCGACAAGCCGGACCTCGTGGTGATCGATTCCCTGTCGGAGCTGCGCCTGCTCGCCCAGGACCAGCTTCGCTACCGGCGGCAGATCCTGGCGCTCAAGCAGTTCCTGCAAGGACGCCACTGCACCACGCTGGCGCTGGACGATCTGACCAGCCAGACCGGCTCCATGGAACTGCACAGCCTGATGCACGGCGTGGTCAGCCTGGAGCAGATCGAGCGTTCCTACGGCGCGGCGCGGCGGCGCCTGCGGATCGCCAAGATGCGCGGCTCCGAATACCAGAGCGGCTGGCACGATTTCGCCATCACGCCGGGCAACGTGCTGATCTTCCCGAGCCTGATCGCCGACGAGCACAAGGCGGAGTTCGAGCCGACCTCCGTGTCGAGCAGCCTGAGTGGGCTGGACGAGCTGATGGGCGGCGGGCTGACACGCGGCACGACGACGATGCTCGTCGGTCCGTCGGGCGTCGGCAAATCGTCCATCGCCCTGCAATATGTCGCGGCGGCGGTGCGCCGTGGTGAGCACGCCGCCTATTTCTCCTTCGACGAGTCCTTCGAAACCCTGGCGCTGCGCAGCACCGCACTCGGCATCGACATTGAGGAGGCGGTGCGCAAGGGCGAACTGGGCTGGGAGCGCGCGAACCCGTCGCGCCTGTCGCCGGGCCAGTTCGTCTGGCAGGTCCGCCGCCAAGTGGAGGACCGGAAGGCGCGCGTCGTGGTCATCGACAGCCTCAATTCGTACCTCAGCACCATGCCGGAAGAAAAGGCGCTCATCCTGCAGATGCATGAACTGCTGACCTATCTGAACAACCAGGGTGTCGTGACCATTCTGATCCTGGCCCAGCAGGGCATCGTCGGGGACATCCAGAATCCCGTGGACCTGTCCTTCATGAGCGACACCGTGGTTCTGCTGCGCTTCTTCGAGGCGGCGGGACAGGTGCGCAAGGCGATCTCGGTGGTCAAGAAGCGCACTGGCGTCCATGAGCTGGCGATCCGCGAGTTCCGTCTGTTCCCCGATGGCATGCAGGTCGGCCCGCAGCTTCTTGAATTTCAGGGGGTGCTCACCGGCGTGCCCAGCTATGACGGGGCGGCAGACCCGTTGTTGCGCGGGCAGAGCGAGACGGGTTGA
- a CDS encoding PAS domain S-box protein: MPLKTVSRQQPMTLRGYLLRLVLVTLVPMLLLGGMLIGWLVQQQRDAVENNMSDTAEALALIVDRELEATIEALRALSRTDALAADDPAGFYERATLALTQHPSWTNIALIDPSGRQIVNTAVRLGAPLPDVPQRDALQRLTVTRQPAVSDLVTATAAERPTIAVMVPVLRDGSLRYILSAVVDPQTWSNLLEGFETRSGLIAAIIDGQDRIAARSREHAEYLGRTVPDWFLAARGTAETGNYRGATLDGVEIIGAFHRSLRADWTLVAATPTEAVLNPLNRTVVLALGLGLVLLAVSLASAGVFARRLAHPVRELAAHGGSLMEGRAIRYDGGVPVREIDELHRVLAEASAALVGASESVAHAEARYRSIVDTAVDAIVVIDRAGVLHSFNRAAERIFGYAADEVMGRNVSMLMPDPDRSAHDGYLKRYHRTGERRIIGIGREVTGQRKDGSVFPLELSVAEWKADGEVRFTGIVRDITARKTAEEALLAAKEAAEQAMERALAAADEARREKNRAEKAERAKTQFLAAASHDLRQPVQSLYFFAQVLGDKLHGHPGHELVASMGHSLDALKLLLDGLLDVSRLDAGAVEPSVTECAVGPLLDRLAAEYGPQAEGQGLRLRIVPTSLWARTDPMLLERILRNLIENALRYTERGGVVVGCRRGNGALRIEVADSGVGVPEDLQQVVFEEFFQIGNQERDRAKGLGLGLAIVKRLAGLLGHTIALRSRPGRGSVFSVELPSVRARAILRRNGPDRANDDGQGLVVVIDDEAIVLLSLRTLLEQWGYEVVAAVSAEEAVDVLHGLGRLPDLIIADYRLREGRTGVEAIRDIHGVCGVRIPAVVLTGDTAPERITEIRGAGFRLVHKPITPHILRELLKPAA, encoded by the coding sequence ATGCCGCTGAAGACGGTATCCCGTCAGCAACCGATGACTCTGCGCGGGTACCTGCTGAGGCTTGTGCTCGTGACGCTGGTGCCGATGCTCCTGCTCGGTGGCATGCTCATTGGCTGGCTGGTGCAGCAGCAGCGGGACGCCGTCGAGAACAACATGTCCGACACGGCGGAGGCGCTGGCCCTGATCGTCGACCGGGAGTTGGAAGCGACCATCGAGGCGCTGCGGGCGCTGTCCCGCACGGACGCTCTGGCGGCCGACGATCCCGCCGGTTTCTATGAGCGGGCGACGCTGGCGCTGACTCAGCACCCCTCCTGGACCAACATCGCGCTGATCGACCCGTCGGGGCGACAGATCGTCAACACGGCGGTCAGGCTCGGCGCTCCGCTGCCGGATGTGCCCCAGCGCGACGCGCTGCAACGGCTGACCGTGACCCGCCAGCCGGCGGTGTCCGATCTGGTCACCGCGACGGCGGCGGAGCGCCCGACGATCGCCGTCATGGTGCCGGTGCTGCGCGACGGCAGCCTGCGCTACATCCTGTCGGCGGTGGTCGATCCGCAGACCTGGAGCAATCTGCTGGAGGGCTTCGAGACGCGGTCCGGCCTGATCGCCGCGATCATCGACGGCCAGGACCGGATCGCCGCCCGCTCGCGCGAGCATGCGGAGTATCTGGGGCGGACGGTGCCCGACTGGTTCCTGGCGGCGCGCGGCACGGCGGAGACCGGCAACTACCGCGGCGCCACGCTGGACGGGGTGGAGATCATCGGCGCCTTTCACCGCTCGCTACGCGCAGACTGGACCCTGGTCGCTGCGACGCCGACGGAGGCCGTGCTCAATCCCCTGAACCGCACGGTGGTGCTGGCGTTGGGGCTCGGACTGGTCCTGCTGGCCGTGTCTCTGGCGTCGGCGGGGGTCTTCGCGCGTCGGCTCGCCCACCCCGTCCGTGAACTGGCCGCCCATGGCGGCAGCCTGATGGAGGGGCGGGCCATCCGCTATGACGGCGGCGTTCCGGTGCGCGAGATCGACGAGTTGCACCGCGTCCTGGCCGAGGCAAGCGCCGCGCTGGTCGGCGCCAGCGAATCCGTGGCCCATGCGGAGGCCCGCTACCGCTCCATCGTCGACACGGCGGTGGACGCCATCGTGGTCATCGACCGGGCCGGCGTCCTGCACAGCTTCAACCGCGCCGCCGAGCGGATCTTCGGTTACGCCGCGGACGAGGTGATGGGCCGCAACGTCAGCATGCTGATGCCCGATCCCGACCGCAGCGCGCACGACGGTTATTTGAAGCGCTACCACCGCACGGGGGAGCGGCGGATCATCGGCATCGGGCGCGAGGTGACGGGCCAGCGCAAGGACGGGTCGGTGTTCCCTCTGGAGCTGTCCGTCGCCGAATGGAAGGCCGACGGCGAGGTGCGCTTCACAGGCATCGTCCGCGACATCACCGCCCGCAAGACGGCGGAGGAGGCGTTGCTTGCCGCCAAGGAAGCGGCGGAGCAGGCGATGGAGCGCGCGCTGGCCGCGGCGGACGAGGCCCGGCGGGAGAAGAACCGCGCCGAGAAGGCGGAGCGGGCGAAGACTCAGTTCCTGGCGGCGGCCAGTCACGACCTGCGCCAGCCCGTGCAGTCGCTCTACTTCTTCGCGCAGGTGCTGGGCGACAAGCTGCACGGCCATCCCGGCCACGAGCTGGTGGCCAGCATGGGCCATTCTCTGGACGCGCTGAAGCTCCTGCTCGACGGACTTCTCGACGTGTCGCGGCTCGACGCCGGAGCGGTGGAGCCCAGCGTCACCGAATGCGCGGTCGGGCCGCTGCTCGACCGGCTGGCCGCGGAATACGGACCGCAGGCGGAGGGGCAGGGGCTGCGGCTGCGGATCGTGCCGACCTCGCTGTGGGCGCGCACCGACCCGATGCTGCTGGAACGCATCCTGCGCAACCTGATCGAGAACGCGCTGCGCTACACCGAGCGGGGCGGCGTCGTGGTTGGCTGCCGGCGCGGCAACGGTGCATTGCGCATCGAGGTGGCCGACAGCGGCGTCGGCGTGCCGGAGGACCTGCAGCAGGTCGTCTTCGAAGAGTTCTTCCAGATCGGCAACCAGGAGCGCGACCGTGCCAAGGGGCTGGGTCTCGGCCTCGCCATCGTGAAACGGCTGGCCGGGCTGCTCGGCCACACGATCGCCCTGCGCTCGCGGCCCGGACGGGGCAGCGTCTTCTCGGTGGAGCTTCCCTCCGTGCGCGCCCGCGCCATCCTGCGCCGCAACGGGCCGGACCGGGCCAACGACGACGGGCAGGGATTGGTGGTGGTCATCGACGACGAGGCCATCGTGCTGCTCAGCCTGCGCACTCTGCTGGAACAGTGGGGCTACGAGGTGGTGGCCGCCGTGTCGGCGGAGGAGGCGGTTGACGTCCTGCACGGGCTGGGCCGGCTGCCGGACCTCATCATCGCCGATTACCGCCTGCGCGAGGGGCGGACGGGCGTGGAGGCGATCCGCGACATCCACGGCGTCTGCGGCGTGCGCATCCCCGCCGTCGTGCTGACCGGCGACACCGCGCCCGAACGCATCACCGAAATCCGCGGCGCCGGCTTCCGCCTCGTCCACAAGCCGATCACCCCGCACATCCTGCGCGAATTGTTGAAGCCCGCGGCCTGA